The stretch of DNA TCCTGTCCCCccaaattctctctcttcttggccatcagtttcattttttttagtttttgtaaaGCAAGGTCTCACACTAGTTCAGGCGGGCATCAAACTTGAAATATGCCAGCTTTTcagcctagtgctgggattacaggcatgactCAACATgcccagatttttctttttttttttttgacaatctCACTAGTTGTTCTAGCCTTGTActttctgtcctcctgcctctgcctcccaagtatttgAATTACAGCCATCTTcttgtgttttatgtttgtttatatatttttttaattattctttctgggagccttttttttttttttctcttttcttttttcaagacagggttttctgtagctttggaacctgtcctggaactagctcttgtaaaccaggctggcctcgaatttacagagatccacctgcttctgcttcccgggtgctgggattaaaggcgtgcatcattACCACCCGGCGGAAGCCTTCATTTTTAATATACCCTAAAGTTTGTATATAGGAAATTGAACCTCTCTGTTGGGCAGGTGTTCGGTTCTTAAAGTTCCACccccaagaatggataaggacTGTAATGAAATGGGCTTTGAAAATAGGTTCACATTCACTTTACCATATAAGACCCATGCCGTTCCTCTCTGGCGTATACAGCTGAAGGCTATATCTTAGAGCCAAACATTTAACTTGCCAGGCCATGATTTAAGATGTCCAGCTCATAAGTTGTTACTAAGTTACCCAGCTTGTGGTGTTCTGTTATAGTAGCACAGAGGGACAATATATAGAGAAGTGTTGTCATCCTGTCTTTCAccatgcttgttcattttcttgtggTTAGCAGCCTTGGATAGTCCATAAACATATCTCTTTCTGAAGGCTCCATGGCCTTCTATTTGCTTTTACTATTTATTAGGAGCAAACAATCAGCGTTTAAGTAAGCagtaaaatacatttgaatgaaAAACAAGTGAAGAATAAAAGTAGCCACCAGATGATGAGACCAGAGCCCTGGAAGCCTTACTATCCTTTGCAAAAGCCCTTAACATCTGATAGGCTCTGGTAAATTGGTGCCAGCTTACTTGATTGGCACCCCTAGTGTTTATTTTTTGCCAGTGGGCCCTACTGAATATATACATGCCCTTGCAGCAACACATTCTCACATTTGCCTGTCCTCAGAGGAGCATCCTTTTGTATAGGTCTTCAAAGGAATGTTTTGCCATCATTTTACTGTTTCAGTCTCTACCTTCTTGGGCTGTTTGAGATGGATAGAATATTGCCTTAACAACTGTCTCCCGTGACCTGGATGACACCACAGTCTTTCTGGGCTTGTCCTGCTGTCACTAAGGTGTGATGAAATATACAGCCTGTAGTATTGAGCCTAGAATGTGACCAGCTCTCTAGTAATTTGTAGTACTTTTGACACTTTGAAGTAAGATAGAAATGTTAAGGTGGTTCTTTCCGATCTTGTCAAGAACTCTGTTAGGCTGTAAGAGGCCTCGTGTGTCTCTCAAAGCACTCTTTTTGGAGAGCAAGCATGCCAGCTCCCAAGTGTGAGTGTGCACAGCTCTAGTTAGATGTTCGGATAGGTGAACAAACTTGGGAAACAAGGGGTTGTTCTGCTATCTGTGCCTTCCTAGGCTAGTATATGGCCTTTAGATGACCTAGGACATCTATCTGGTGGACAAAGTTCTTTTTCTGCCACCCGAGATTGaattgtctcccctcccccatgagaTTTCTCAGGAGGGATGATGGGAGAAGCTGTGGGGTGTGGGACTCCTGGGTAGGTGTGTCTCTGTCCTGCCCCAGGGCCTAAACTGGCAGCACATAACAGGACTGTAACAACTTGCTTCCTCAGGTCTCTGGCCAGTATTGCTTCCACCTGTCCACAAGCATGGGGAATATCTTTGCAAACCTCTTCAAGGGCCTTTTTGGCAAAAAAGAAATGCGCATTCTCATGGTGGGCCTGGATGCTGCAGGGAAGACAACAATTCTATACAAACTGAAGCTGGGTGAAATTGTGACCACCATTCCTACCATTGGTGAGAAATTGGGCCAGGACCAGGGTGGGGGTTGGGTTTGGGGTTCTGGAATACAGAGGGCACTCAGCTATAACCTTGCCCTCAGGTTTCAACGTGGAGACAGTTGAGTACAAGAATATCAGCTTCACTGTGTGGGATGTGGGCGGCCAGGACAAGATCCGGCCACTGTGGCGCCACTACTTCCAGAACACCCAAGGTGAGGGACTATTTCTTTTCCTGGATTCCTCTTGTTTGCCTCAAAGGGATGCACTTGTTCACTGAGCCTCATGGCCTTGCCAGTCTCAGGGCATAGTGCCACACTAAGTATCATGGCCAGTGGGAGGACTGGATCCCTGGCCTGTGGGTAGATCAGGTGAGGGGGTGCTTGGTATGTGCAGTAATGTAGCTGTGTTGCAGGCTTGATCTTCGTAGTGGACAGCAATGACAGAGAGCGTGTGAATGAGGCCCGTGAAGAGCTCATGAGGATGCTAGCTGAAGATGAGCTCCGGGATGCCGTTCTCTTGGTGTTTGCCAATAAGCAGGTAGGCACCAGCAAGTTCCTTCCCTGATGGAGAGCCTGtgtcagggaagagagagggtggGTGAGAGGCTGCCCTGGGTGACTGGCTGCTGTGAGTCCCTGCCACTAATTCCTCCTTTCCCTCAGGACCTTCCCAATGCCATGAATGCGGCCGAAATCACAGACAAGCTGGGGCTGCACTCTCTACGCCACAGGAACTGGTACATTCAGGCCACCTGTGCCACCAGCGGGGACGGGCTCTATGAAGGACTAGACTGGCTGTCCAATCAGCTCCGGAACCAGAAGTGAACcagacccctccctccccctcacttcctcttctccgCCCTCCGCTTTCCTCTCATGTGGCAAACGTGCGACTCTGTGGTCCTGAGTGCCAGAAGCTGTCTCCATGGGTTGGTCACAGTGTGCATCGCACCGTGCTGTACATGTGCAGACGCAGC from Microtus ochrogaster isolate Prairie Vole_2 chromosome 7, MicOch1.0, whole genome shotgun sequence encodes:
- the Arf1 gene encoding ADP-ribosylation factor 1, with the protein product MGNIFANLFKGLFGKKEMRILMVGLDAAGKTTILYKLKLGEIVTTIPTIGFNVETVEYKNISFTVWDVGGQDKIRPLWRHYFQNTQGLIFVVDSNDRERVNEAREELMRMLAEDELRDAVLLVFANKQDLPNAMNAAEITDKLGLHSLRHRNWYIQATCATSGDGLYEGLDWLSNQLRNQK